From Deltaproteobacteria bacterium, one genomic window encodes:
- a CDS encoding ABC transporter substrate-binding protein, whose translation MVTSLAIALIVAAVPPGSASAAVQRTQDKVRSALSTWFKSEGQARTRAREQARKAVSELIDFDALARSTLGKKWDEIKPADRSRYTAALKGAMEANYLAKMRQGKSTDVDRIRSEVTGEDVQGGKTVVHTKVNSGEDTAAIDYVMEKRPKGWRAVDVITEGVSLVETYREQVAKILAKKTLNDVIAALDRKRKALEAEETKPASG comes from the coding sequence ATCGTGACGTCGCTCGCCATCGCCCTCATCGTCGCCGCCGTGCCCCCCGGCTCCGCCAGCGCGGCCGTACAGAGAACGCAGGACAAGGTGCGGTCGGCGCTCAGCACCTGGTTCAAGTCCGAAGGGCAGGCGCGCACACGGGCCCGCGAGCAGGCGCGCAAGGCGGTGAGCGAGCTGATCGACTTCGACGCGCTCGCCAGGTCGACGCTGGGCAAGAAGTGGGACGAGATCAAGCCCGCCGATCGCAGCCGCTACACCGCCGCGCTGAAGGGAGCGATGGAGGCGAACTACCTGGCGAAGATGCGCCAGGGCAAGAGCACCGACGTCGATCGCATCCGCAGCGAGGTCACCGGCGAGGACGTGCAGGGCGGCAAGACCGTGGTGCACACCAAGGTCAACTCCGGCGAGGACACCGCGGCGATCGACTACGTGATGGAGAAGCGCCCGAAGGGGTGGCGGGCGGTGGACGTGATCACCGAGGGGGTGTCGCTGGTCGAGACGTACCGCGAGCAGGTCGCGAAGATTCTTGCCAAGAAGACCCTCAACGACGTGATTGCCGCGCTGGACCGCA
- a CDS encoding TolC family protein produces MISLMVLLVAQAAAPRGLTLRELQERARKNDPRAMQAVAQLENARGKRDEAAWAFFPNFQTTAYVAGPTPERRLARDSDNATDPGNLTPGSTGGWFHGEQGITAHAEVQAILPLWTFGKWTAGKSAAGHLVNANEALVQRARDQSVYDVARAYWGYQTARNADTAVQKVRDRVKDAQKTAQKLLAAKSEQISRADAMKLDYLAEEIEAQHASALKNRDLALTGLRLLVGAQPAEELAIAQQDLPDAPQTPNPDELLRRALQQRPETRAANEGVGARQALVDLEKARMWPDVGLVGGFRLTETTNASNPSSPFVYNPYHESSGYIALGMQGTFDVPQKLARLRQAQADLQEAVAMQLGSQQLVRLEMQQAFGDLAEARVRVQRYSKETDIGKQLSTQAGVAFDSGLGDARELLEGTLLYTRADGERLKALYDAQLAWAALEKAVGAPLGP; encoded by the coding sequence ATGATCTCGCTCATGGTCCTGCTGGTCGCGCAGGCAGCGGCTCCCAGGGGGCTGACGCTGCGCGAGCTCCAGGAGCGCGCGCGCAAGAACGATCCCCGCGCGATGCAGGCCGTGGCGCAGCTGGAGAACGCGCGGGGGAAGCGCGACGAAGCGGCTTGGGCGTTCTTTCCCAACTTCCAGACCACGGCGTACGTCGCCGGTCCCACGCCGGAGCGGCGGCTCGCCCGCGACTCGGACAACGCAACTGATCCCGGCAACCTGACCCCGGGCAGCACTGGCGGCTGGTTCCACGGCGAGCAGGGCATCACGGCGCACGCGGAGGTGCAGGCCATCCTGCCGCTCTGGACATTCGGGAAGTGGACCGCGGGCAAGTCGGCGGCGGGCCACCTCGTCAACGCCAACGAAGCGCTGGTGCAGCGGGCGCGCGACCAGTCCGTCTACGACGTCGCGCGCGCGTACTGGGGTTACCAGACCGCGCGCAACGCGGACACGGCGGTCCAGAAGGTCCGCGACCGGGTCAAGGACGCGCAGAAGACGGCGCAGAAGCTGCTGGCGGCGAAGAGCGAGCAGATCAGTCGCGCCGATGCCATGAAGCTTGATTACCTCGCTGAGGAGATCGAGGCGCAGCACGCCTCGGCGTTGAAGAACCGCGACTTGGCGCTGACGGGGCTGCGGCTACTGGTCGGCGCACAGCCGGCGGAAGAACTGGCCATCGCGCAGCAGGATCTTCCCGACGCTCCGCAGACTCCGAATCCGGACGAGCTTCTGCGCCGCGCGCTGCAACAGCGCCCGGAGACGCGCGCCGCGAACGAGGGCGTCGGGGCGCGGCAGGCTCTCGTCGACCTTGAAAAGGCGCGGATGTGGCCGGACGTTGGCTTGGTGGGCGGGTTCCGGCTCACCGAGACGACCAACGCGAGCAATCCGTCGTCGCCATTCGTCTACAACCCGTACCACGAGTCATCGGGTTACATCGCGCTAGGTATGCAGGGCACCTTCGACGTGCCGCAGAAGCTCGCCCGCCTCCGCCAGGCGCAAGCCGATCTGCAGGAGGCGGTCGCGATGCAGTTGGGATCGCAGCAGCTCGTGCGCCTCGAGATGCAACAGGCCTTCGGCGACCTGGCGGAAGCGCGCGTCCGCGTGCAGCGGTACTCGAAGGAGACGGACATCGGAAAGCAACTCTCGACGCAGGCCGGAGTCGCCTTCGACTCGGGACTAGGGGACGCCCGGGAGCTTCTCGAAGGAACGCTGCTCTACACGCGCGCCGACGGCGAGCGGCTGAAGGCGCTCTACGACGCGCAACTCGCCTGGGCAGCGCTGGAAAAGGCGGTCGGGGCTCCGCTCGGACCCTGA